A window from Streptomyces subrutilus encodes these proteins:
- a CDS encoding AfsR/SARP family transcriptional regulator, which produces MRVNGRRQSTVLSMLVLSADRVVSVDTLVDAVWPESPPATARNQIAICVATLRKSFKLAGVTDLLITSPPGYLLAKGEHRIDVQEFLERSEQGRDAARHGRAEEACALFEEALSIWRGAALDEPAGSRLESEAVRLEQMRLALIEERAGLMLQLGRHRVLTGELAELVARHPLREQSREHLMLALYRSGQRAEALDTFLQGRRLLTEELGIEPGPGLRQLHDLILRDSPELTRPPATAAPAPAAMNTIPAQLPSDVMAFTGRQPEMAALDRLLKEPYNPHTPALATIVGVGGVGKTALAVHWASQVADRFPDGQLFADLRGYDEEHAPVSPAAVLDRFLRALGIGAPQIPVDGDERASLFRSLLSTRRTLIVLDNVRSFHQLRPLLPGGGRSVVLATSRESLGDLTGDYTALSIRLRMLEPTEATALLTKLAGAERFGSDPVAVEQLGALCDRLPLALRIAGARLAAKPNLSVRNLVERLRDQRCRLDVLSPGEGGVRAGFRLTYRDLPPEAARMYRRLGLLRTADFASWAGAAVLDTDVWHAEELIEDLVDAQLLEVTDAQPGRPPRYRFQDLLRLFARERAESDEPAGETDAALERAFAAWLWLAEEAHRRMDGRDYPVGRPPQDAPGFLPAQADELLAVPMEWFESERTAVTDLVAHAAETGRARYAWNLTESAVPHFETKNYLEDWQRCAEQALAAARRADDLPGEATMLRLLGSLAIYQRRYEQAEGWNMAALRLLRNAGDVGGAALAQRNLAMCARFQGDWGRALEHCEAALHGFHASGDTGNEAHLLGFQAQIELDRGNTGGALPLAEQAVALSRSTGSVRAEAQSVYRLAEVRLRGGDLDEASASFRAVLRLTRGEGDRVGEAHALRGLGQAQWSQGLLTAAESTLRQALELTDELADRFLYARVETDLGCVEAIGGRRTEAAERFGRACAAFGEVGAQPWRAQAARLLAAMRDGSARPSFTPAELTLLLAHQAG; this is translated from the coding sequence TTGCGCGTCAACGGACGGCGGCAGAGCACCGTCCTGTCCATGCTGGTGCTCTCCGCCGACCGCGTGGTCTCCGTGGACACGCTCGTGGATGCCGTGTGGCCCGAATCGCCCCCTGCGACGGCCCGCAACCAGATCGCCATCTGCGTCGCCACCCTGCGCAAGTCCTTCAAGCTGGCCGGGGTCACCGATCTGCTGATCACCTCACCGCCGGGCTACCTGCTGGCCAAGGGTGAACACCGCATCGACGTACAGGAGTTCCTGGAGCGTTCCGAACAGGGGCGGGACGCCGCACGGCACGGCCGGGCCGAGGAGGCGTGCGCGCTGTTCGAGGAGGCGCTCAGCATCTGGCGCGGCGCCGCGCTCGACGAACCGGCCGGTTCGCGCCTGGAGTCGGAGGCGGTGCGGCTCGAACAGATGCGGCTCGCCCTGATCGAGGAGCGGGCCGGGCTGATGCTCCAGTTGGGCAGGCACCGGGTGCTCACCGGAGAACTGGCCGAGCTGGTGGCCCGGCACCCGCTGCGCGAGCAGTCCCGCGAACACCTGATGCTGGCGCTCTACCGGTCGGGCCAGCGCGCCGAGGCCCTCGATACGTTCCTCCAGGGACGCCGACTGCTCACCGAGGAGCTGGGCATCGAACCGGGCCCGGGTCTGCGGCAGTTGCACGACCTGATCCTGCGGGACTCGCCGGAGCTCACCCGACCCCCCGCGACGGCGGCGCCCGCACCGGCCGCCATGAACACCATTCCCGCCCAACTGCCGTCCGACGTCATGGCGTTCACGGGTCGGCAGCCGGAGATGGCCGCCCTGGACCGGCTGCTGAAGGAGCCGTACAACCCGCACACTCCGGCGCTGGCGACCATCGTGGGCGTGGGTGGCGTGGGCAAGACCGCGCTGGCGGTGCACTGGGCGAGCCAGGTCGCCGACCGGTTCCCGGACGGTCAGCTCTTCGCCGACCTGCGCGGTTACGACGAGGAGCACGCCCCGGTGTCACCGGCGGCCGTGCTCGACCGGTTCCTGCGGGCCCTCGGCATCGGTGCGCCCCAGATCCCGGTGGACGGCGACGAGCGGGCCTCCCTCTTCCGCAGCCTGCTCAGCACCCGCCGGACGCTGATCGTGCTGGACAATGTGCGCTCCTTCCACCAGCTCAGACCCCTGCTCCCCGGAGGCGGGCGCAGTGTGGTGCTGGCCACCAGCCGGGAGAGCCTGGGCGATCTGACCGGGGACTACACCGCCCTGAGCATCAGGCTGCGCATGCTGGAGCCGACCGAGGCCACCGCCCTGCTGACCAAGCTCGCCGGCGCCGAACGCTTCGGCAGCGACCCGGTCGCGGTGGAGCAGCTCGGCGCCCTGTGCGACCGCCTCCCGCTCGCGCTTCGGATCGCGGGCGCGCGGCTGGCGGCCAAACCCAACCTGAGCGTACGGAACCTGGTCGAGCGGCTGCGCGACCAGCGGTGCAGGCTGGACGTGCTGAGCCCGGGCGAGGGCGGGGTGCGCGCCGGTTTCCGGCTCACGTACCGGGACCTGCCGCCCGAGGCGGCGCGGATGTACCGCCGGCTCGGTCTGCTGCGCACCGCCGACTTCGCCTCCTGGGCGGGGGCGGCCGTGCTGGACACCGACGTGTGGCACGCGGAGGAGCTGATCGAGGACCTGGTGGACGCGCAACTGCTGGAGGTGACCGACGCTCAGCCGGGGCGCCCGCCCCGCTACCGGTTCCAGGACCTGCTGCGGCTGTTCGCGCGGGAGCGGGCGGAGTCCGACGAGCCGGCCGGGGAGACGGACGCCGCCCTGGAGCGGGCCTTCGCGGCCTGGCTCTGGCTCGCCGAGGAGGCCCACCGCCGGATGGACGGGCGGGACTACCCGGTGGGCCGGCCGCCCCAGGACGCGCCCGGGTTCCTGCCCGCGCAGGCGGACGAGCTGCTGGCCGTGCCGATGGAGTGGTTCGAGTCGGAGCGAACGGCGGTCACGGACCTCGTGGCGCACGCCGCGGAGACGGGCAGGGCGCGGTACGCGTGGAACCTGACGGAGAGCGCCGTGCCTCACTTCGAGACGAAGAACTACCTGGAGGACTGGCAGCGCTGCGCGGAGCAGGCGCTCGCCGCGGCCCGGCGCGCCGACGACCTGCCGGGCGAGGCCACGATGCTCCGGCTGCTGGGGTCGCTGGCGATCTACCAGCGGCGCTACGAGCAGGCCGAGGGCTGGAACATGGCGGCGCTGCGACTGCTGCGGAACGCCGGGGATGTCGGCGGCGCCGCGCTGGCACAGCGAAATCTGGCCATGTGCGCCCGGTTCCAGGGCGACTGGGGGCGTGCCCTGGAGCACTGCGAGGCCGCCCTGCACGGGTTCCACGCGTCCGGGGACACCGGCAACGAGGCCCATCTGCTGGGTTTCCAGGCGCAGATCGAGCTGGACCGGGGCAACACGGGCGGCGCGCTGCCGCTCGCGGAGCAGGCGGTGGCGCTGAGCCGGAGCACGGGCTCGGTCCGGGCGGAGGCGCAGTCGGTCTACCGACTGGCCGAGGTGCGGCTGCGCGGGGGTGACCTGGACGAGGCGTCCGCGTCGTTCCGCGCCGTCCTTCGGCTGACGCGGGGCGAGGGCGACCGGGTCGGGGAGGCGCACGCGCTGCGCGGGCTCGGTCAGGCGCAGTGGAGCCAGGGCCTGTTGACGGCGGCGGAGTCGACGCTGCGGCAGGCGCTGGAGCTCACGGACGAGCTCGCGGACCGCTTCCTGTACGCCCGGGTGGAGACCGACCTCGGGTGCGTGGAGGCGATCGGGGGCCGGCGTACGGAGGCCGCGGAGCGGTTCGGGCGGGCCTGCGCGGCGTTCGGCGAGGTGGGGGCTCAGCCCTGGCGGGCCCAGGCGGCGCGGCTGCTGGCCGCGATGCGGGACGGGTCGGCGCGGCCGTCCTTCACTCCGGCGGAGCTGACCCTGCTGCTGGCGCACCAGGCGGGGTGA
- a CDS encoding MarR family winged helix-turn-helix transcriptional regulator, giving the protein MERTGEPGEAQAFSRAAVAVFRLNGRFTAALDRIALPSGLSAARWQILSTVAAEPQSVSAVARRVGTTRQSVQRIADVLVAQGLAAYRDNPAHRRAKLLAATERGAAAKREIDACLADLTRRLCERLGGEEEVRRTAEALWGLSGALSSLAAQGAATPVGAGSHPGDNLA; this is encoded by the coding sequence GTGGAGCGCACAGGGGAACCAGGGGAGGCCCAGGCGTTCAGCCGGGCGGCGGTGGCGGTGTTCCGGCTGAACGGGAGGTTCACGGCGGCGCTCGACCGGATCGCCCTGCCCAGCGGGCTCAGCGCCGCGCGCTGGCAGATACTCAGCACCGTCGCCGCGGAGCCCCAGTCGGTGTCCGCGGTGGCGCGCCGGGTGGGAACCACCCGGCAGAGCGTCCAGCGCATCGCGGACGTGCTCGTCGCCCAGGGGCTCGCGGCCTACCGGGACAACCCGGCCCACCGGCGCGCGAAGCTCCTGGCGGCCACCGAGCGGGGTGCGGCGGCGAAGCGGGAGATCGACGCGTGCCTGGCCGATCTCACCCGTCGGCTGTGCGAGCGGCTGGGGGGTGAAGAGGAGGTCCGGCGGACGGCCGAGGCGTTGTGGGGACTGTCCGGCGCGCTGTCCTCGCTCGCCGCGCAGGGTGCCGCGACGCCTGTCGGAGCCGGATCACACCCCGGCGACAACCTGGCCTGA
- a CDS encoding NlpC/P60 family protein, with product MTHASRRHVLAVLAGAGAAAIPLGVRPASASPGSTAPTGAFAPAAAPAAPAASLTSPRSSVTIGPLDPSSYMRVSLGALTTNVLPGSPERTEVLAGGRRLALLTKGARTVVLTGPERTFTENKRPFVDDFRRTLPDPALPVADRTYWGASPGGGIWSTLGPADTDYSVVPGAAVLALTTDYASRHATLRDDEITDVDVRAVARFDKVPAGQACSFALSFGYQGTHDNYRARLSFLTSGGVELRVEKEVADAVSQLASATPLAAEVPAGTEWTVRVRREGSRIRVKAWRTESAEPAGWAVDVTDSTFAKGRVGLRALANQGCTNLPVTLSVSRFQVDAATWQKPPAVTHDAWVRVLPAPFDGAWTSSLEQTVRGWAGSPAPDVLAYAAMFLAGAPAVRTTASPAAGSQVLGEAGYGYLDPHGFRYEGADFHEYMDLGWTFPDGTSTGPSPRQVGNLDCSGYTRMVYGYHMGIPVAAGADTSGTRLPRASRHMADFAPGVRIDRTDGTNPPAAPLLQPGDLVLFNADSGDDTVATATVDHVGIYLGPDADGKRRFLSSRKTGNGPTMADLGGASLLDGTGTYARKLHTVHRI from the coding sequence ATGACTCATGCCTCCCGTCGTCACGTCCTCGCGGTCCTCGCCGGAGCCGGCGCCGCCGCCATCCCCCTCGGTGTCCGGCCCGCGTCGGCGTCGCCCGGATCCACGGCCCCGACCGGGGCCTTTGCACCCGCGGCCGCCCCGGCGGCCCCGGCGGCCTCCCTCACCTCGCCCCGCTCCTCCGTCACGATCGGCCCGCTCGACCCGTCCTCGTACATGCGGGTCTCCCTCGGGGCCCTCACGACGAACGTGCTGCCCGGGAGCCCGGAGCGGACGGAGGTCCTCGCCGGCGGCCGGCGGCTGGCGCTGCTGACGAAGGGGGCCCGTACCGTCGTCCTGACCGGACCGGAGCGCACCTTCACGGAGAACAAGCGGCCGTTCGTCGACGACTTCCGCCGCACCCTGCCCGATCCGGCGCTGCCGGTCGCCGACCGCACGTACTGGGGCGCCTCGCCGGGCGGCGGCATCTGGTCCACCCTCGGGCCCGCCGACACCGACTACTCGGTCGTCCCGGGCGCCGCGGTCCTCGCGCTCACCACCGATTACGCGAGCCGGCACGCCACCCTGCGGGACGACGAGATCACCGACGTCGACGTCCGCGCGGTCGCCCGGTTCGACAAGGTGCCCGCGGGCCAGGCCTGCTCGTTCGCCCTGTCGTTCGGCTACCAGGGCACCCACGACAACTACCGGGCCAGGCTCTCGTTCCTGACGTCGGGCGGCGTCGAACTGCGCGTGGAGAAGGAGGTCGCGGACGCGGTCTCGCAGCTGGCCTCCGCGACCCCCCTGGCCGCCGAGGTGCCGGCGGGCACCGAATGGACCGTCCGCGTGCGCCGGGAGGGCTCCCGCATCCGGGTGAAGGCCTGGCGCACCGAGTCCGCCGAACCGGCCGGCTGGGCGGTGGACGTCACCGACTCCACCTTCGCCAAGGGCCGGGTGGGGCTGCGCGCACTCGCCAACCAGGGCTGCACGAACCTGCCGGTCACCTTGTCGGTGAGCCGGTTCCAGGTCGACGCGGCGACCTGGCAGAAGCCGCCGGCCGTCACGCACGACGCCTGGGTACGGGTGCTGCCCGCCCCCTTCGACGGCGCGTGGACCTCCTCCCTGGAGCAGACCGTGCGCGGCTGGGCGGGCTCCCCCGCGCCCGACGTCCTCGCGTACGCGGCCATGTTCCTCGCCGGGGCGCCGGCCGTGCGGACGACCGCCAGCCCGGCCGCGGGCAGCCAGGTGCTGGGCGAGGCCGGGTACGGGTACCTGGACCCGCACGGCTTCCGCTACGAGGGCGCGGACTTCCACGAGTACATGGACCTGGGCTGGACCTTCCCCGACGGCACCTCCACCGGCCCCTCCCCCCGGCAGGTGGGCAACCTGGACTGCTCGGGCTACACGCGCATGGTCTACGGCTACCACATGGGCATACCGGTCGCGGCGGGTGCGGACACCTCCGGGACCCGCCTGCCGCGCGCGTCCCGCCACATGGCGGACTTCGCCCCCGGGGTCCGGATCGACCGGACCGACGGGACCAACCCGCCCGCCGCACCGCTCCTGCAACCCGGCGACCTGGTGCTGTTCAACGCCGACTCGGGCGACGACACGGTGGCCACCGCCACGGTGGACCACGTCGGGATCTACCTCGGCCCGGACGCCGACGGGAAGCGCCGCTTCCTCTCCAGCCGCAAGACCGGCAACGGACCGACGATGGCCGACCTGGGCGGAGCCTCCCTGCTCGACGGGACGGGCACGTACGCCAGGAAGCTCCACACCGTCCACCGCATCTGA
- a CDS encoding VOC family protein: MEQRVSLITLGVADLERARSFYGALGWRGQEVQETVFFQAGGLGLVLWSREDLARDSGLDDGRGTGFGGIVLAHNARSREEVDALLASAQQAGATLAKPAATTFYGGYAGCFADPDGHLWEIAHNPGFPLAEDGSLTIPDLGPR, from the coding sequence ATGGAGCAGCGCGTCAGCCTCATCACCCTGGGCGTGGCCGACCTCGAACGGGCCCGGTCCTTCTACGGAGCGCTCGGCTGGCGGGGCCAGGAGGTACAGGAGACCGTCTTCTTCCAGGCGGGCGGCCTCGGGCTGGTCCTGTGGAGCCGCGAGGACCTGGCGCGCGACAGCGGTCTCGACGACGGTCGCGGAACCGGCTTCGGAGGCATCGTCCTCGCGCACAACGCGCGCTCCCGCGAAGAGGTCGACGCCCTGCTCGCCTCGGCGCAACAGGCCGGCGCCACCCTCGCCAAGCCCGCCGCGACCACCTTCTACGGCGGGTACGCCGGATGCTTCGCCGACCCCGACGGGCACCTCTGGGAAATCGCGCACAACCCCGGCTTCCCCCTCGCCGAGGACGGCTCGCTGACGATCCCGGACCTCGGCCCCCGCTGA
- a CDS encoding MFS transporter, giving the protein MDEAEEISRPLGPDLSRDPPPPSSPPPSPPLPPSPSPFRRRDFALFWTAGAVDGLGTCASSLFLPLILLGAGYAPGLAGLVASVALVSGLVVSPVAGVFADRRPRRPMMYGSALVAAAAMGSVFAAVALGHVVLVHVLVAAAVEQAASATYGAAASGTIRRLVPPEGYPRAIGYLQARDQAVQIIGPTLGGVLYQLARWVPLLADAVSFLLVALLSKAIRTDLTPGRDGPPPAFARDLAEGLRFVCAEPFLRFVVVWTAGINALLGALYFHAVFASHAQGASPSSIGLILTLAGVGGLLGALAAPWLVARVPAARIVTGASWAMVPTAAGLAFASRTWAYGLLLSGVSLIVPAVAVVLQTRAVLVTPDRLLARMGTVLGTAGQGVAVLAPVAAGVLVAAYGGRAVALGCAGAFAGLALYATARAGLVVREAS; this is encoded by the coding sequence ATGGACGAGGCCGAAGAGATATCAAGACCTCTCGGCCCCGACTTATCCAGAGATCCACCGCCGCCTTCGTCGCCACCCCCATCCCCTCCTTTACCCCCGTCGCCCTCCCCGTTCCGCAGACGGGATTTCGCCCTCTTCTGGACCGCGGGCGCGGTCGACGGCCTCGGCACCTGCGCGTCCTCCCTCTTCCTCCCGCTGATCCTGCTCGGCGCCGGATACGCGCCCGGACTCGCCGGACTCGTCGCGTCGGTGGCCCTGGTCAGCGGCCTGGTGGTCTCGCCGGTCGCGGGCGTGTTCGCCGACCGCCGGCCGCGCCGGCCGATGATGTACGGATCGGCCCTGGTCGCGGCGGCCGCCATGGGATCGGTGTTCGCGGCCGTGGCCCTCGGCCACGTCGTCCTCGTGCACGTACTCGTCGCGGCCGCGGTCGAACAGGCCGCCAGCGCCACCTACGGGGCGGCGGCCTCCGGGACCATCCGGCGCCTGGTGCCGCCCGAGGGGTACCCCCGGGCGATCGGCTACCTGCAGGCGCGCGACCAAGCGGTGCAGATCATCGGCCCGACGCTGGGCGGCGTGCTGTACCAGCTGGCGCGCTGGGTGCCGCTGCTCGCGGACGCGGTGTCGTTCCTGCTGGTGGCCTTGTTGAGCAAGGCGATCCGCACGGACCTGACGCCCGGACGCGACGGCCCGCCGCCCGCGTTCGCCCGCGACCTCGCCGAAGGGCTGCGCTTCGTGTGCGCCGAACCCTTCCTGCGCTTCGTGGTGGTGTGGACCGCCGGGATCAACGCACTGCTCGGCGCGCTCTACTTCCACGCCGTGTTCGCCTCCCACGCCCAGGGCGCCAGCCCCTCCTCGATCGGGCTCATCCTCACCCTGGCGGGCGTCGGGGGGCTGCTGGGCGCACTCGCCGCACCGTGGCTGGTGGCGCGGGTTCCGGCCGCACGGATCGTGACGGGAGCGTCCTGGGCCATGGTGCCGACGGCGGCCGGGCTGGCGTTCGCCTCCCGGACCTGGGCCTACGGGCTGCTGCTGAGCGGGGTGTCGCTCATCGTGCCGGCCGTGGCGGTCGTCCTGCAGACCCGGGCGGTGCTGGTCACCCCCGACCGGCTGCTGGCCCGGATGGGGACGGTGCTGGGCACCGCCGGCCAGGGGGTCGCCGTGCTCGCGCCCGTGGCGGCGGGCGTCCTGGTGGCCGCGTACGGGGGCCGGGCGGTGGCGCTGGGCTGCGCGGGAGCGTTCGCCGGCCTCGCGCTGTACGCGACCGCCAGGGCCGGGCTCGTGGTCCGGGAGGCGTCGTGA